Proteins encoded in a region of the Mycolicibacterium chitae genome:
- a CDS encoding DUF3043 domain-containing protein, translating to MKLLGRKNGDGDTNPADEPGSESTVEETSDVETAESTRTTAPKGRPTPKRDERRRRGPVAPAPMTTAEARKRRKELAGPKLSKAERKAARLERRSRLNENRERMMAGEEGYLLPRDKGPVRRYVRDIVDSRRNLLGLFMPAALLMIFSMLAVPQVQYYISPAMLILMALMAIDAIWLARRVNNMVDAKFPDNTESNWRLGFYAAGRASQLRRMRAPKPLVNRGDPIS from the coding sequence GTGAAGCTGCTGGGTCGAAAGAACGGCGACGGCGACACCAACCCGGCTGACGAACCCGGTTCGGAGTCGACCGTCGAGGAAACCTCGGACGTCGAGACGGCCGAATCAACCAGGACCACCGCGCCCAAGGGCCGCCCGACGCCCAAGCGTGACGAGCGCCGCCGCAGGGGCCCGGTGGCCCCCGCGCCGATGACGACGGCCGAGGCCCGCAAGCGCCGCAAGGAACTCGCCGGACCCAAGCTGTCCAAGGCCGAGCGCAAGGCCGCGCGCCTCGAGCGCCGCAGCCGGTTGAACGAGAACCGCGAGCGGATGATGGCCGGCGAGGAGGGCTACCTGCTGCCGCGCGACAAGGGGCCGGTCCGCCGGTACGTCCGCGACATCGTGGATTCCCGGCGCAACCTGCTGGGCCTGTTCATGCCCGCGGCGTTGCTGATGATCTTCTCGATGCTCGCGGTGCCGCAGGTGCAGTACTACATCTCCCCCGCCATGCTGATCCTGATGGCGCTGATGGCCATCGACGCCATCTGGCTGGCCCGCCGTGTCAACAACATGGTGGACGCGAAGTTCCCGGACAACACCGAGAGCAACTGGCGGCTCGGCTTCTACGCCGCCGGGCGGGCTTCGCAGCTGCGCCGGATGCGCGCCCCGAAGCCGCTGGTCAACCGCGGCGACCCGATCTCCTGA